CTGGTCGCGGAAGGGCTCACCGCGGTTCAAGCAGTGCTGCAGTCGCTCGACACCCCGGCTGCCCTCCTGCTGCAGCGACTGCAGGATCTGCACCAAACTCAGCTGCGGCAGTCGCTCGATGGGGCGCTCCAGCAGGGTGGCCAATCGGCGCGAAACCTGCACAAACCGGCCGTGACGGTCGATTTCCCACAGCACATCGGAGCTGCTTTCCTCAAAGTCCCGCAGCAGCAGGCTGACCACCTCACCCTGACGCGCGGCCTCGCGCTCGCTCATCAGACGGCGCGAAAAAAGCTGTGCCGCAGCCAGCACGCCGAGCATCAGCACGGCCGCGAACAGTGCATTCAATGCAGCCAAGTGCAGCGCCAAGGCCAGGCTCGACTTCCACAGCGCCCACTGCGCCCCGAGCAACATCACCACCAAGAAACTCAAGGCTGCTGGTGCCAGCAGGGCCAAACCCACCACCCCGCCCGCCATCATGCAAACCGTGATGAGACCCACAAAAAGTTGCGGCTCGTGTGGCAGGTCGGAGAACCACAGCACAGCCGGCAGGGCCCAGCACAGGCCCAACAACGAAGCCTGGGCAATCGCACCACGCACCATGGCGGCCGGCGCGGCCCGCAACACCCGCCCCCGCTGCCGCCAAGCAGCCAACCAACCGGCCGCGCACACCGCCATCTGAATCACCATCCAGACCAGCAAGGACTCCATCCCCACATACGGGCGCAGCACCTGCGCCATCACCAGGGCCACCACCAGACTGGCGGCCAAGGTCCATGGAGAGAGCCGGATGAGCACGCGCAGGATGCGCGCGCGCATCTGATCCGACTGCGCATCGCACCCGAGGAGCAGCCGGCGCTGATCCTGCAGCCATTGGCGCGCACGGACACGCACTGGGGAACGACGCGAAAATGCCATGACCGCACTCTAGCGGCAGCCGTTCACGCCACAGCCCCAAGTAAAAACCCGCGGCTGGGAGTTTCATCCCCTACACTGCGCCCCGCTCTGGCACCCATGCCGTCTGGTGCAGAGCATGCACAAGGCATCCCTTGACCTTCGCACCGCCGAGACGGCGCCGCTCCCCAATGAGTGGCGAACGGTGCAGCCCGTGCTGAGCACGGACCCCTCCCCTGACATGAACTTCGCTGACCTCGGCCTGGCCGAGCCGATCCTGCGCGCCGTGCGCGAGCAGGGTTACGAGACCCCGACCCCGATTCAACAGCAGGCCATCCCCATGGTCCTGACCGGCGGCGACCTGCTCGCCGGCGCACAAACTGGCACGGGCAAGACCGCCGGCTTCACGCTGCCGATGCTGCATCGCCTGATGGCCACCCACCAGCCGCAGGCCAAGCGCGTAGTTCGCGCCCTGGTGCTGACCCCCACCCGCGAATTGGCCGCCCAGGTGGAAGAGCAAGTGCGCCTCTATGGCAAGCACCTGCCGCTGCAAAGCACGGTGATCTTTGGCGGCGTGGGGCTCGGCCCGCAGATCAGCCGCCTGCGCACCGGCGTTGACATCCTGGTGGCCACCCCCGGCCGCCTGCTGGACATCCACCAGCAACGCCATCTGGACCTGAGCAAGGTCGAGATCCTGGTGCTGGACGAAGCCGACCGCATGCTGGACATGGGCTTCATCCACGACATCAAGAAGGTGCTGGCCCTGCTGCCCAGCACCAAGCAAAGCCTGCTGTTCAGCGCCACCTTCAGCGACGAGATCAAGGCCCTGGCCGATCGCCTGCTCAAGAGCCCCAGCCTGATCGAAGTGGCGCGCCGCAATGCCACCGCCGACACCATCAGCCAGCGCATCTACTGGACCGGCCGCGAGCGCAAGAAGGACCTGCTGGCCGAACTGATCAGCAAGAACGACTGGCACCAGGTGCTGGTGTTCACGCGCATGAAGCACGGCGCCAACCGCCTGGCCGAGTTCCTGAACAAGCAGGACATCAGCGCCATGGCCATCCACGGCAACAAGAGCCAGGGTGCCCGCACCAAGGCCCTGGCCGAGTTCAAGGCCGGCACCCTGCAAGTGCTGGTGGCCACCGACATTGCAGCGCGCGGCATCGACATCGACGAGCTGCCGCATGTCGTGAACTTCGAACTGCCCAATGTGCCCGAGGACTATGTGCACCGCATCGGCCGCACCGGCCGCGCCGGCTGCGAGGGCGAGGCCTTGAGCCTGGTCTGCCCGGACGAAGAGCTGTTCCTCAAGGACATCGAGCGCCTGATCAAACGCAGCCTGCCGCGCGAGACGGTGCCGGGCTTCGAGGTACCCAGCGGCGAGCGCGCCGAGCCGATCCAGATCGGTCGCCAGACCATCGGCGTGCGCGGCGGCGGTGCCGGTCGGGGCGCTCCGCGCCCGGCCGCCCATCCGCCCCGTGGCGGCGCCCCGCGCGGCAATGGTGGCGGTCATGGAGCCGGCAAGCCGGCCGGTGCCGGCCAGGGTCGCCCGCCAGCGCAGGGTCGTCCGCAAGGCCAAGGTCAGAACACCGGACGTCCGGCAGC
Above is a window of Inhella inkyongensis DNA encoding:
- a CDS encoding DEAD/DEAH box helicase, whose amino-acid sequence is MNFADLGLAEPILRAVREQGYETPTPIQQQAIPMVLTGGDLLAGAQTGTGKTAGFTLPMLHRLMATHQPQAKRVVRALVLTPTRELAAQVEEQVRLYGKHLPLQSTVIFGGVGLGPQISRLRTGVDILVATPGRLLDIHQQRHLDLSKVEILVLDEADRMLDMGFIHDIKKVLALLPSTKQSLLFSATFSDEIKALADRLLKSPSLIEVARRNATADTISQRIYWTGRERKKDLLAELISKNDWHQVLVFTRMKHGANRLAEFLNKQDISAMAIHGNKSQGARTKALAEFKAGTLQVLVATDIAARGIDIDELPHVVNFELPNVPEDYVHRIGRTGRAGCEGEALSLVCPDEELFLKDIERLIKRSLPRETVPGFEVPSGERAEPIQIGRQTIGVRGGGAGRGAPRPAAHPPRGGAPRGNGGGHGAGKPAGAGQGRPPAQGRPQGQGQNTGRPAAANTGARPQGQGRPQGQGQARPQGQGQGRPQGSGGSGRGQGGGGRPAALLGGRGGRSD